The genomic region AGCCGCGGCCGAGAtaaaagcaaagaaagaagCAGCAATAATTCTTGCAAGAATGGCTTTTCCATCACGACCGTCAACTGGACAAACAGTGAAATCTTTTGTCAACTGCATCACAGAAGAAGAAAGactagaaagaaagaaaggaaacataaaaaatttaaagaaagcTCACCTTGCTTCATCTTGTTGAATCTTTAGAGGATTCTTAACTCTTGTTGCTTTGGAATTAAATTCtactttttgtttgattggtGTGTAGATAAATGGGCTGATTGGGCTCAGActaaatagaattattttatatatgtataatatttaaCCATCAATATTCTAAGCCAAAAGGTATAAGAatgtttctaaaataaaaaatgttgaattaaattttcatttttttttctcaattaaactattaattttttataaaaaaacctAATTAAGTTCCATCTTTTTTTTGGCTTAATTAAacctattaatttttataaaaaaatccaattaactCCTAATGCTAATAGGGTCTAAAATATGGTTAATTGTAAGGGTTCATTATTTTGAGAGTGCAATAACTGCTGTGAATATTTTAAAGTGACGTATATATAATGTGAATGAGAGAaaactacttttttttttatttaacttatatCACATCCTTCTTCCAGGATTGGTCTTTTTTCATGAAGTGTAAATCTTTATGGTTTTATTGTAAAAACATATTCGAGATAGTAAGATATAATCTAAGTCAaccaatttgtatttattcTCTACTTACAAATGAGCGTAATGAAAAAGacgaaaatattattatcatttcaGGTGGTGAAAAAAATCACTATTCTTctttataaatgaaattttatagatactaATTGCgtaaaagtaaagaaaaataagtggTTTTCTCTTCCTCACGTGATATAAACAcgactttaaaatattcagaGCAGTTATTATTCGCGCTATCAAAATAATGgaactattaaatttaacgATAATTTTGAACGCCGTTAACATTAGgggttaattaaatattttataaaaattaatgaatttaattaaataaaaaaatgaaaatttaattgtacttttctaataaaagtaaattttactttttatttgattggtGTGTAGATAAATGGGCCTATTGGGGTCAGACTAAATAGAATTATCTATatgcaatatatataatattgaatCAGCAATATTCTAATCAAGTGAGTGACTTTGGTGTTCATTTACTATTCACATGAATCATAAGGCAATACTTAATATTCTAAATCTTGTTAGTTGGTgcttaatgaattattataaatgaacaaaaagtAATAGTGCAACCGTTGTACATGATTAAATCAAAACCATAGACACCTAcaaataatcttttattcaCCCTCACAAAACACATGTTAATCTGACTTTTCTTCCTGAGTTTGTGTTATATAATACAAgattataatagaattaagTGGTCTTTTGCATTCTGCCCTTtgagataatataaataagaattaggTTTAGAGTGGACCTAacgaaataataatagttataaCGGCATATACTAGTATTTGATTAGTTATATAAATCCACACTATGATTAAGATTTGGTAATGTGatttaacaaaagaataaacacaatttTGCCACTTACAATGCCAAGTCAAGTTTAGCCATTCACAATAACctgaaattgataattaacTTTTTGATTGATTGAAGAGCTATGACTCTGATAGTCTAAGGATTATACCACGAgggacaattatttatttatattcgttataaaaaaacataaaattaatatattaccGAAGAGAAATTTCAAATTCCGAAAAGTACTTGACATGagtttcaaatataaattgataattaattattaaatcaattaataagcGCTCTAATAATTATCAGAAATAATCAAACAAGAATTAAATCATAACAAATAAAGTAATTATCAGAAATAGCAGaacaaagaattaaaatgaaaaccAGTGGGATAAGGACTGATCAACTAATACATGATGCAATAggtattaaaaattgaaaattgaaaaataactaATGCAACGACAATTATACGagtgatattaaaataattaataaaatataattacaagTGATTGGAGgttaatgatatatataatttatacaaaaataacGAATCCTtcataaaagaagagagaatgAATGAATGGATTTGTCATATACGAACTCTTTTGTTCAGCTTGGCAGGCCAAATTCTAGTTAGACAGAACTATACCAAACTGGGTATTGCTATGGCATTATGAAGGTGCCATTTGTATGGTTGTGACTCTGTTCGAAGCTCCTGTGATCATAATTAAAACTCTTTACAgagaattttgattttctacTCCAAGTTTAAATGACCGATGGCTATTAAGacaatttgtaaaatattagTTCACAGcatataatattgataaaacgGAATTTTAATGGTCATAATCAAGAGTTCAGAAACTCAAACATAATGGGAGCAACAGCAAACTATATTAGTGATTAATCAAGTCCTTTTAATGATTAATGAAATGAACAGGACTAACAAAAATTCTGGAGATATTCTTCAAGCCGAGATTTCCATCCTCACAGTTGCCCCGAAttcaacaagaaagaaaaaagaatatactATAGTGCAAAGATAGCACACTTTTGCATCACTTGTAACTTTATATTATAGTGCAAACAACTTCAAACTACTGATACTGAACAATATGATTTTCTATaacaattttgtttttttcccCCCCTAAAGGCCCAATGTGTTCTTCTCTTCAACTTTCAATCTTAACTCTTTTTCGGATGGTAATTTGCCACCAACCTTTGAAGTGGCAGACCACCATGCTTTAAGCTCATCCTGCAAAAGCCACAAGTGCATGAAAAGGTTTGCAGTCATGAAATGTAACACAAATCTAAAGACCTAAGTTCAACTTCAAGGTATAAGCTCAGACAAAGCAGACTTTCATAGCAAGTGTCTGAAACAAGAACCCAAGAAAACTCCAGCCAGCATTTTTACCTCAAGAAAATCATGGTTGGAGACAAATTGACTTTCGATTACACATTGGATGCCACCAACATTTACCGCGATAGATTTTTTGGACTTCTTCGATGAACTCTCTATTTGTCCTCCTGCGCAGTCAGAAGAAAGAATCAAATGGACAAACAGCCGTTGTAAGACTTCAGCATTTATCAGGTGAATCCAAAGAGTATATATCGAGACAAATATCtaccaatttaatttaaaagaagtGTTATAGAATACACAATTTTCACCATACCAGTAATGCGAGCTACATAGTATCCAGTTCCTCCTAGTCCCTCCTCCCACTTCCCAAGCCGTAAACGCACAAAATAACCATCAATTGAGAGTGACGCACTAGAGTTCATCCATCTGATGCCcatacaagaaaaataatatcagTAATGATAGGAGCAGGTTTGACAAGATCAGTTTAAAGTTACGGGAAGAAGAAATTTGTTCAAATGTTCCGTATATGAAAGGAGTATCAGACATCAGACTTTCAAGGTTGACGACCATAAATGAGAAAGCAGGACCAAAGTTTTCAATTTACTTTAGCCATAGGATGACTTGAATATGCATCAACAAAGACCAAAAATCTGATCACAGATATTATTGTTCAAGAACTAAAGCACTATATGACTATACTTAGCCAGGAAAATCTAAAGATAGCTTCAACAAGCAATTTCATGGGGACGGGCGCTCCATAAAATCCCTTCAGTGTTAAATGCGTAGAGCCgcataaaggagaaaaattaTCTGAGAGATTtacaatataaagaaaatctatTGGAGGAAACAatcaaaagtaataaaataagcaGTTAGACTTTGTCTATGCCTCTTATCTATCCTATGTTTTGCTTCCCAATGTCAACCCTTACTTAACTATCTTGTTCTCTTGGTTCTTCCTGTATTACTTAATAAAACACATTTAATTAGTTCTTGATTCTATTTGTTCTACCTTGATGAGCTTTACTTCCTAAGAAGTCCATTCCAGTTTTATTGTCTAATATTCTTCAAACTTAGTTCTCCAGGGAATTTGAGGTTTAATGTCATTTTGGGCAGTTTTCCTACATATTTCCATCACCACGTGGCACTTTGACAAACCCCCACCCAAAAACTGACCTACATTTGTTTCAGTAATGTTTGTTATATTTCTCATAAAGAAGATAATGCTTTCCATACACTGAAACTGAcactaaaaaagaaagaacacaTTGCCAGTATGCATGTAAAGAAGCATAATATCAATTGAAAATGCTTAAACCGATGTCCTCTTATCCAATTGTCTTAAAATTCACCTGTTTCTAATCTTCTACGGTTCAAGTAATTGCATTGGGAAACAAGTATAAAAGGGCAAGTTATGATCTACTTACTTGAGAATGTTTGTTCTTGTCAAACGGAGGCTTCTTACTGCATCAAAGATTCCATTTGGTACATCAGAAATCAGGCCATTGACAAAACCATATAAAggtataatttgattttctttcaaCTCCTTTTCTCTGGAAGTCgaagaaatatttttctcaaacaACCTTATATTCAGTTTCATTTTTCCAGAGGTAGCAGCTTCATTTGATTTCCAGCTATTCATATCTTTATCCATTCCATAATCATTCCCATAACAAATTGCGTGACCGCTGCCAGTGACATTTTTCGCCTTTGTATCATCTTCATTTATCACATGAAGCTGCGATTTGCTAGGACCAGCATGGCTGACTGAAGAAGCATGGCATTCTGCTTTACTCCTTACTCTTGGACATGTGCTAGGACATGCAACAGCCCAATGATTGAGCTGAAAACATCTAATACACACACAAGGCAGTTCTTTTATCCCACCGTATATATTGATATTCCTTAAAAGATCTTCAAGCTCAGTATCTGTTACTTCCGAACATTCTCGCAAATCATGACCCTTTATGCCACAAAAGAAACAGGTCATGCTTGCACGATCAGAATTATCTGCGTCATCTGAAGGCGTGATGTATTTGGGTGCATCCAATCTCCTCGGGGAAACAGAAGCCATGGCCTCTGAAGTTTTAACTCTTGCGGAAGATAAGATGGGATTCAGTTTATTCCCAGAATCATTATCAATGTTTCCCTTTACATTGTAGAAATCAAAGGGAGCCCTATTAGCAGTACTATAATTTTGTATAGGCAATGGCTCTTGAAAATTTTTGTTCCTGACCTCTACAATTTCATGTTCACTGGAAGAACCAAGAGGATTCTGTACTTGAGGTATCAGCCCCATGCTATCAGCAGAGCAGTTAAATGCCTCACCAGTACTTTTATTGGAAGGATAGTGGTTAAACGGGGCACCAGAAGTTTTTGGAGAAAATCGAGCTATCCACAAGCTTCCCAGTGGATCACCTTTGTAACCAAAACCATGGGCTGTCTTATTTTTAGATGGCAGTTCAGGATCAATTTTACCAGCACTGCTGGTCTTGTGTTTACCGTGAGAAAAATTGGAGTCTGTTCCATCTTTCTCCTTACCAATTGCcaagttacatgaatttttgttCTCTGTAGAGACACTCCCATTGCTTTCTGGAATGACAGGAAAACTCATAGATATATCTCTAGAATGGACAGTCATACCAGCGTGATAGCCAGATGTAGGCTCATTGTGTTTCTCATTTGATGGCAGAAACCGCTTGTAAACATTACCACTAACCATACGACAAGCTATTGGGGCAGCATTCAGGTCACATATTTTATTGTCCTGGTCACATTCTTTAGATCCTTCTGTTTGATGATTGACATTCAAGGTGACAGTTTCTTGACCCTTTGTCTTTCGGCAATACAGCGACTGAAAGACGGATTGAAATCCTCTTGTGTCGCATGCAGGATCTTCCTTTCTATTGCATGTGAAAACATCCTGACTAGGATTCTCATGCCCATGATTAGGATTTGAGAGagcagaagaaagaaaaggtgccTCTCCTTCACTTGATTTCAAGAATCCCTTCATCATGTTTGAGATCCAATTCACAAATGAGCTATCTTGTTTACCAAGTGATGAGGAACCAGGACTATCTTGAATTTGTCTTTTGACTCTTTTGCTCCCTACCATCAACTGTTGATCAAAGTTCCATCGTTGTTTTCCTGTTGAAAATAGTTCAGTACTGTTACAGCTTTCAACACTCTCATGACTGCCATCCTCCTCATTCAGCATCCTTTCCTTTGCATCTCCATCAGATAAGGCCTTAGACTCGCCTTGTCTTTGAATATTTTGGAGTCTGCTGCTAGTGGGAGACTGGTTGTATCCAAGAGCATATTCTATTGGAATTAACTCATGCTGAGTGTTATTTTCAACTCTATCAGCAGATTCGGATGctaaatttttgtttctcatactGCAAGAATTTTCACCAAATGGTGTTTCTAAATCATTTTCAGCAGTTGACTCCAGTTTGTCCAAGGAAAAAATGCCAGGACGGCCTATGACCATCTTGTTTTCTCTATCTTTTTCTCTAACTGAGGGTGGttcctcattttcttttccagaGCATGCTGCATTCTGAATTTTTATACCATAATCTTCACGTCCTTTCACAGTATGAAAATCAGAAACCAATACAATTTCCATTCCTAATTCATGATCATCATTGACATCTGTAGCTCTGACAATTGGTTCCTCAAAAGTTCGATAATTCTGTGCCACATCCAGTTTGGTTTCATCTGTTTCAAAtgacaaaagaataaattagtGTCCTTCCAGTaggtttgagaaaataaaaagaagttacATTATCTTCTGACGTAGAGACATGTGgtggaagaagaaaaagaagataaaacaAATCTTAGCCTCCTTTGTATCAAAGACAAACAGCTCAAGAAATGCTTCTGAAATCCCGTAAAACTCTTCCATTGATAGCAAATTACGAACTCTCCAGAAATTTTTTCTCTTACTGAAAGTATAGGGTATTCCAATTTCAGAACAGTAATGAAGCATTTTTTCTACTTCCTCTAAAAAGCTTTGGAAGACGACTTAGAGTTATCATCTGGATATGATTTCCCAGGGCTCAAAACAAATCTGAAGTGATAGCATGATGcaaatgttttttattttctgcagTTCGAGATTTTTAGCCATTCAAGATTTACTAAATCACGTTACCTTCGGCTTTATCGTTTCTTAGATCCTCTTTCTGTAGAAAATAGTTCACTGCATTTTTCATCTCAACCACCTGATCACCAGTTGCTGCCAAATGAGAAGTGTTCAGTAATTCAGGACACAGATTTAGGAATGTACAATGTCAAAAATTATCGGTACAAATTCAACAGAATGCATTCAGTGGTATGTTGAAACTATTTGTCAATACCTGTCTTGTCAAGACCTGTTCCACTTAATGGCATGATGCCTACATTGCTTGTAAGAAATGTAGTGGAATTATCTCCAGAAATTTCACTAGCGAGCTTGCATGCCGGTAGAGAAGCTATACATATTTCATTGTCAAATAGTTTGCCAGTATTTGAGATAGGCTTATCAGAACTTGATCCACTTGCCATATAAGTAGGTCCTACACCTGGTAAAAGAGAGGGCTTCTTGTCGATGAAGCTTCCATCAGCACATCTAAGACTCAAACCTTTATGTGGAGACCATACTAGTTCAGAGAGTGGGTCGGTGGCTACAAATGTTATGTCTGCCGTTGAAGCTGCATTTGCACCTGCACCTGGATCATTGCTCAAATTTCTCTGAATGCACTGATTTGAATAACCCAGAGCAAGGCTTAAATTAGTCGATGGTTCTATGTTTTTATCATCCACATTCATCTTTGTTGGATGAACTCTCCTGTAGGCAATCCTGAAATGCCAATGAGGTCCAGGTCAAAGTCAGACTTCTCCATGGTGCTAAACACGAAAACTGTCTACacaaaatatttgaatcaatAAACACTAATCCGGAGgccaaatttttatttgatgggATAAAATGCAATTTTTCATCCAAAATTAGAAGATGTACTCATATTACATAAAATTCAATATGGATACAGTAAATGTTATGAACTTTAGTCTTTTCATTAGTACCTATCTAATTAAATGATGAATGCAAAAGCATATAGAAACTTATTGTTTTATTGAGAggttatataaaaattctgtCCTGTGGAAAATATTCTGTTGGCCATTGTACTACCCTTCCTTTTGAGATACGAAAACCAATAGGATATGGGTAGCTGCCTGATAGAAACCACTTATCGACTCCATAAATTACAGTACTAGTCCTTagacaaaaaaagaatcacTGATATCTACATGTCCATGAGTTGATGCGCACATCGCCTACATCTACATGCCAAACTGGAACGAAACACAGATGTGAtctttgtaattaaatttccTTGAAGCTTCAAAGCCCATGTATCTGATAACCGgatataaaattcattagtTAGAGCTTATAAAATCAGATCTCATGTCAGTTTGTATGTCAATGGAAACCATTCAACTTCTTTGTAATGCGAAAGGTGGTTGACTAAGAAGGAATGACATGCAAGATTGAAGTAAATCTACTCATCTTACAAAAAGGGTGAACAAAGCTCATCGATAGCACAAATGTGCACAAAATTACATATGAAAACTATTACAACTGCTCGGCGCTGTctccattttttatattcCATCCCCCTAAGAACAAACTTCCAATAAAATGCTAGAGAATTATGTCTCCCACATTGACACTAGCCTGAATcacattcttttcttttatctttttattctttcatgtTCTACAGTTCATTCAATGCAATGCATACTTTCCTGATATGCGTATAGTTTCAGTTTTGTTTAGTAACAGGATCCTTCAATGGAGTATATTGAAAATTCAAGCCCAGGGATAAACATATTCAAGTCATTTTAACTGAACatgatgaaaaaaaaaatgaacaaattaaaaaaggtTCTTCTAAGCTAAAGAAATAAGTTACTCAAACTTCTAGTATGTGTCAGATTCATACCCATAACAGTTACAGGAAAGgtccttctcttcttttttcttttttgtatgtTTTTGTTGTAATAAGAAGATAAACTTTAACAACCTACTTCAACCCAAAAAGTGTTTGATGTGTTTCAACcaagataaaataaatgctTAATGTGCGTAATAAGGGTAGAGTAAATAGTCTGAATAACAAAGGAGAACACATTTATTTACACAAGAGTTGAAACAAGAACCCacttaaagagaaaagagaaatgtATATGACTCATACAGAGAAACATGAAacttataaaatgataaaatgatTGCAGGCTATCTTCAAGAAAGCATATGACTTCGAACATGAAATTCACATTAACTACTTACAAAGCAATGCCAAGGACAATGAGATAAAACTTTGATCCAAAACATGTCAATGAGACATCATTCTCTTACTTTAATTGACACATGAAGCCAGTGGATTGATTGCGACAAGTTTCTCAAGTGATCATGGATTACAATAAATACACCAAGAAGAACCTTATTATTCAGAAAACTATCCTTTTCCGCTGTACCCTATTGAATCATAAAAAGATTGGCAATATCTTCTCATTAGTGCAATGCCAATGAGTTTTTAGATACTTATGGTAACACATCTACTCCTAGACTTGCACTTCAATGAATATAATCTATCTTACATGTCCTGTTTATTTCCATAATCTGATAAAAACATGACTGTCCGCGAGCAATACTCACAAACAATTGGTTCATGATTTAGAAGGGTTCGATTAAAAAGCTTAACGACTTCCCTCTTACTTGAGTCTCAAGTACAATTTAGATTCCATGGAACTAATATGCAGTACCATGTCATATAATACccaaaaaaaccccataaacaAAAGTAGATTTTCATGATTAACCTGTCTGTTAATGGTTGTAACTaaagaatcaaaatttaaataatcatgATGACCAGTAACAGTAAAAGTTGATCCTAGAAACATTAGCCTCAGATAGTGGTTTTGACTGTTGTACCAATTAATAAATGTTGCATTGAGTGAGATTTTAGAAGTGGGGTCCGGCTCCTTCCTGGTAGTAAAGATTTGGATAAGAAATTAAGCTAGTGAGCCTTCCagttcatatttctttttgagttCGAGGGCAAAACCTATACTGAATCAAAATTGGCATGTAGAATCACAAGGCAATTACTCACTTCATGACCAAATGAGGTGAAAATTTTTAGATACCAATGCATAATGAACTAACGATTATTGTTAGAAAAATTAGCACCTaacttttagtttcttttctaTTGAATAGCTGAATTCTCATAATTTCAACCAAAGACTCAGATGTATGAACCAATTATCATTTGCCTCAATAATGCATAAGAAATACGATCAAATAACACGACTAGAATCCAGAAAAGGCCAGAACTTTATTCTCTTCCTTGCGAAAGAACCTTAGCAGGATGAATCCATCATTGCATGGCTTGCAAATAAAACACAAATATACTAGTAGATTCAGATAAATCATCTCAGAAGATCACAGCAGAACTTTTCCAAAATATACAACCGCTGCGAAAAACTGAATGATATTTGATCCACAATGTTCTCTACAATACACACCCAGAGAACAAGTGAAGACTACAAATCACATGAAAAGTAAAGTATGACCACAAGAAACACCATCACCATCCAAGCAAAAGCAATTTAGAGTCAAAAAGAAGATTGAGAGATACCCatcggagaaaataaagatttaagaaGACCAAACATACCTATCGTTCTTTAAATGCTTGAAggttgctttctttttctattataatcCAATATCATGCAACCAAGACCAGAACTTTCAAAAGGGTGCATAGaccaaaacaagaaaatggaTAGTATATTATGAACTTATATCAGAAAAAGATAGAAGGAAGGAGAGATCAGTTGTATGAGCTCTAGAACAGAAAGAGGTTTAGAACAAAATGGTTGCCAAGCGTCCTGCCACAGCAGTTTCATGAAGCAAACTCTCTTTGCTCTTGTTCAGATTCCCAGGTATGAGGTCCAGGAGTTGCCACGTTGGCACATTGCATGCCAATAGTGTCAAGTCCTTGAGAGTTGTATCCATTTATGGAATGCTACAAGTCAATAGAAATATTATCACTTCAATAACTACTGTTTCAATCATTTGCATATCAAAGTATCAATTTTTCTAGGAAAccgaaaataaaatatttcatttatttgcaaatccacttttctgtttttatatcatttagagcaaaatattttgtttttgtttttttaggAGCTCAATTAGGGCAAAATTAGAATGATTTACAATGCATTATTATTGGTTACTCTTGCTTTGCTTTTTCCTTGGCGACATTTAAAAGAGAGTATTTTACCCTAGCgtcaattaaaaaagaaatccaaagaAAGAGTTAATTTGCCCCTAGAATCAGACACAGGATCAAATAAGTCAAATATAAACTATTATTTAACAATTGAACACAAAAACTTCTATTTTACactcaattaagtcttaagtttaattttaaattacgaAGCACTCGTTGGTAGTAGTGaatataatactttatttataaaatacttaaaactAAGATTTTATGGATTGTGATCTCCATTGTtgattcaatattttaaaattttttatgatttattatattagagGCTTCAActactaatataatttttgatttCAATATCGTAATACTacataaaaattctaaatctcAATTGCaagaaaacttttattttttttccttaataatattttctttattcaagAACAACTTTATCACTTTCAATAGTACTAGTTCCtagtttcaaaaataataattagcaGAAAAGAAGATCAGAATGTCATAACTCGAATTATTAAATCGtgaataataattagattttcgttaagagaatttttaattcctaataaaaattaattatattacataaaaattcatttttattaatcgagtaattttctttttgaaatccATGTTATTCAAGATCTATTTCCaggtaaattttaaatgtaacTAAACCTTAAATAGAATTTCGATGCTAAATGGTTAAAAAAGTTGATGTTGGATCTATTTGAACCTCTGTCAGAAGTTCAGGGGCCAAACTGATCCCTTTGTTTCTGCTTCATTTTTTGTCCCGTTAGGAGTTCAATTGCATGATTCTTTGGCCCCAGCgcttgaattattattattattatttttttttgggttagTTTCAATTTCACCTGCCTTTGTTAACAGGTACATGTAAATTTCCTTTAATAAAGTAATATCATAATTAGCATAACAGAGATTGCTTAGCATAAAGAGATTAATACTTAAGATTTTTGATAATCTTCCTTAAATCCaagtaatatttcttttatgaatttttttccaactaatatttcttttctgaattttttaattagtgaTTCATTAATCTTGTAATGCATCTCAATCCGTGTTTTAAAAATCGGACTAAATCTGCTGGTTCAATCAACCGGATTGAAAATTAATAGTCAAtctgatttaatttcttaaacatAGAATTTACAGTTGAACCGGATTACACCAACTATaccaaaaaaattgattttttacatatacccaaaaaaaattattaagaaattataaatttatatttagaattattCGAACttacatttaaaagaaaaataatagtttcTTTATGAGTATTTATAATTTGGtttcttataatatatatatatatatattactatacTTATAAAAGGATATGATtcatctattttaatttgttaattaagtatttaagattttcatatttaaaatttattagatattactaaaagttaataatttattattaattagttataataataattttagaatttaataaataaatataataaatttgtattAGAGCAATGTAATCGgtgagttgactggtcaaatCAGTTGAATTTAGTAATTAGTATTTTGATAtgtttgtattttaatttgattttaaaaacaCTGTTATTCATAACATTATCTTTATAAACAAACACCCAAAAGAAGGAATCATCAActtattatcttaaaaataattattaaggtCAAATTTTGATGAATATCAAGTGAGGATGAGGTACTTGGCAAGTTGAATGATGTTGATCTTCAAAAGATATAAATGGGCCCATGATTTTTCACAAGATCCATTTCATTATAAATACTATGGTATAGATATGTATATCAACCACTTATCTTTGGATCTGGACCATTTTACGGCCACCAAGGATTTTATTACATCCATGGAAACACTCAGATCGTCTCTTTcaagctttattttatttctctgcAAGTGACCATGGCCATGCTTCTTATTGAATCCATCTTTCTTTCCCTATCACTAACTAAAATTGGTGTTTGTCAATGGTTTCAAAGACACTGACCATTTTGCTCTATGCTAGGAAAGTTATGAATTTCGCGGCGGTTGTTTTTGGTCCGGTCAACAAATGCCCCGAATACACCGGTTAAGCtttatttaatatcttattaaattaCCTACAATAATGTAATACTACCTTAAACCCATCttattttttcaagaaaaaaaaaataaaacacttCTTTATCattgaataatataaaaattatactactaaaattcataataaactcttataattactaattcataaaaatttcaaataaaaaatatcgaaaaaaatccaaatatttttttaaatatttataatattgatatttaattgaaaGATGGAATTAACCCTTCATTTTTTGAAATCAACTTTCTTTCTTAGCAATATTCCGCATACTATTTAC from Ricinus communis isolate WT05 ecotype wild-type chromosome 9, ASM1957865v1, whole genome shotgun sequence harbors:
- the LOC8280168 gene encoding uncharacterized protein LOC8280168 isoform X3, translating into MIAYRRVHPTKMNVDDKNIEPSTNLSLALGYSNQCIQRNLSNDPGAGANAASTADITFVATDPLSELVWSPHKGLSLRCADGSFIDKKPSLLPGVGPTYMASGSSSDKPISNTGKLFDNEICIASLPACKLASEISGDNSTTFLTSNVGIMPLSGTGLDKTATGDQVVEMKNAVNYFLQKEDLRNDKAEDETKLDVAQNYRTFEEPIVRATDVNDDHELGMEIVLVSDFHTVKGREDYGIKIQNAACSGKENEEPPSVREKDRENKMVIGRPGIFSLDKLESTAENDLETPFGENSCSMRNKNLASESADRVENNTQHELIPIEYALGYNQSPTSSRLQNIQRQGESKALSDGDAKERMLNEEDGSHESVESCNSTELFSTGKQRWNFDQQLMVGSKRVKRQIQDSPGSSSLGKQDSSFVNWISNMMKGFLKSSEGEAPFLSSALSNPNHGHENPSQDVFTCNRKEDPACDTRGFQSVFQSLYCRKTKGQETVTLNVNHQTEGSKECDQDNKICDLNAAPIACRMVSGNVYKRFLPSNEKHNEPTSGYHAGMTVHSRDISMSFPVIPESNGSVSTENKNSCNLAIGKEKDGTDSNFSHGKHKTSSAGKIDPELPSKNKTAHGFGYKGDPLGSLWIARFSPKTSGAPFNHYPSNKSTGEAFNCSADSMGLIPQVQNPLGSSSEHEIVEVRNKNFQEPLPIQNYSTANRAPFDFYNVKGNIDNDSGNKLNPILSSARVKTSEAMASVSPRRLDAPKYITPSDDADNSDRASMTCFFCGIKGHDLRECSEVTDTELEDLLRNINIYGGIKELPCVCIRCFQLNHWAVACPSTCPRVRSKAECHASSVSHAGPSKSQLHVINEDDTKAKNVTGSGHAICYGNDYGMDKDMNSWKSNEAATSGKMKLNIRLFEKNISSTSREKELKENQIIPLYGFVNGLISDVPNGIFDAVRSLRLTRTNILKWMNSSASLSIDGYFVRLRLGKWEEGLGGTGYYVARITGGQIESSSKKSKKSIAVNVGGIQCVIESQFVSNHDFLEDELKAWWSATSKVGGKLPSEKELRLKVEEKNTLGL
- the LOC8280168 gene encoding uncharacterized protein LOC8280168 isoform X2 translates to MDMIAYRRVHPTKMNVDDKNIEPSTNLSLALGYSNQCIQRNLSNDPGAGANAASTADITFVATDPLSELVWSPHKGLSLRCADGSFIDKKPSLLPGVGPTYMASGSSSDKPISNTGKLFDNEICIASLPACKLASEISGDNSTTFLTSNVGIMPLSGTGLDKTATGDQVVEMKNAVNYFLQKEDLRNDKAEDETKLDVAQNYRTFEEPIVRATDVNDDHELGMEIVLVSDFHTVKGREDYGIKIQNAACSGKENEEPPSVREKDRENKMVIGRPGIFSLDKLESTAENDLETPFGENSCSMRNKNLASESADRVENNTQHELIPIEYALGYNQSPTSSRLQNIQRQGESKALSDGDAKERMLNEEDGSHESVESCNSTELFSTGKQRWNFDQQLMVGSKRVKRQIQDSPGSSSLGKQDSSFVNWISNMMKGFLKSSEGEAPFLSSALSNPNHGHENPSQDVFTCNRKEDPACDTRGFQSVFQSLYCRKTKGQETVTLNVNHQTEGSKECDQDNKICDLNAAPIACRMVSGNVYKRFLPSNEKHNEPTSGYHAGMTVHSRDISMSFPVIPESNGSVSTENKNSCNLAIGKEKDGTDSNFSHGKHKTSSAGKIDPELPSKNKTAHGFGYKGDPLGSLWIARFSPKTSGAPFNHYPSNKSTGEAFNCSADSMGLIPQVQNPLGSSSEHEIVEVRNKNFQEPLPIQNYSTANRAPFDFYNVKGNIDNDSGNKLNPILSSARVKTSEAMASVSPRRLDAPKYITPSDDADNSDRASMTCFFCGIKGHDLRECSEVTDTELEDLLRNINIYGGIKELPCVCIRCFQLNHWAVACPSTCPRVRSKAECHASSVSHAGPSKSQLHVINEDDTKAKNVTGSGHAICYGNDYGMDKDMNSWKSNEAATSGKMKLNIRLFEKNISSTSREKELKENQIIPLYGFVNGLISDVPNGIFDAVRSLRLTRTNILKWMNSSASLSIDGYFVRLRLGKWEEGLGGTGYYVARITGGQIESSSKKSKKSIAVNVGGIQCVIESQFVSNHDFLEDELKAWWSATSKVGGKLPSEKELRLKVEEKNTLGL